The following are from one region of the Candidatus Rokuibacteriota bacterium genome:
- a CDS encoding putative toxin-antitoxin system toxin component, PIN family, whose translation MTRRSALPALKVVLDTQLLLRGALARTQSLTARLYEAWRADQFVLLVSEPILAEVDAVTARPELWRKLRVTPREARAVPRRLRRHAVLVQPDVTIRTSRDPRDDKFLECAEPRPPAMPEPRPPPRNHLVPSPTPPVLGVSVRIFPLDPRRPQRRPAAGRARSGSAPVTRRAETQ comes from the coding sequence TTGACGAGGCGATCCGCGCTGCCCGCGCTCAAGGTCGTTCTTGACACGCAGCTGCTCCTGCGGGGCGCCCTCGCCCGCACCCAGAGCCTCACGGCTCGTCTCTACGAGGCGTGGCGCGCCGACCAGTTCGTCCTCCTCGTCTCCGAGCCGATCCTCGCCGAAGTCGACGCCGTGACCGCGCGCCCGGAGCTCTGGCGAAAGCTCCGCGTGACCCCACGCGAGGCCCGCGCCGTGCCGCGTCGACTCCGGCGTCACGCCGTGCTCGTCCAGCCCGATGTCACGATCCGGACGAGCCGCGATCCCAGGGACGACAAGTTCCTGGAGTGCGCGGAGCCCAGGCCTCCGGCAATGCCCGAGCCCCGACCACCGCCACGAAACCATCTCGTGCCATCGCCAACACCTCCTGTGCTGGGTGTGAGTGTGAGAATTTTTCCCCTCGACCCGCGGCGGCCCCAGCGCCGCCCGGCCGCAGGGCGAGCCCGAAGCGGTTCCGCCCCCGTCACCCGAAGGGCCGAAACGCAGTGA
- a CDS encoding beta-lactamase family protein — MRRISSLVACLVLVLSVAIAAWAEPLSSARPEDVGLSSERLARIGPVLKAEIERGKFPGAVALVARKGRVAYFEALGLRDKAAGAPMTKDAIFRIYSMTKPLASVAAMMLVEDGRIVLTDPVSKYLPEFSKRQVSVPKADSTFGRVTYTLVPAEREPTVQDLLRHTSGLVYGEITVNAPVKEAYAKAGVFQPQGLPFDARGVTPAEQVERLAKAPLAHQPGTVWEYSFATDVVGRVVEVASGMTLGQFLEKRLFAPLKMVDSGFSVPRDKMARLAQTAPDHPIKVIDVSAAPKNDSGGAGAVSTAMDYARFCQMLLNGGRLDGARVLSRATVSLMTSDHLAGISTPVTPGQLLLGTPGYTFGLGFAVRQGAGVAGVPGSAGEYMWAGFAGTYFWVDPKEELVGVFMTQAPSPERAYYRKLFKQLVYQAITD; from the coding sequence ATGAGAAGAATCAGCAGCCTCGTCGCGTGCCTCGTCCTCGTGCTCTCCGTCGCCATCGCCGCCTGGGCGGAGCCGCTGTCGTCCGCCCGGCCCGAGGACGTAGGGCTTTCTTCCGAGCGGCTCGCGCGGATCGGCCCGGTGCTCAAGGCCGAGATCGAGCGCGGCAAGTTCCCCGGGGCGGTCGCGCTGGTGGCCCGCAAAGGCCGTGTCGCCTACTTCGAAGCCTTGGGGCTCCGGGACAAGGCGGCCGGCGCGCCGATGACGAAGGACGCGATCTTCCGCATCTACTCGATGACGAAGCCCCTGGCGTCCGTAGCGGCAATGATGCTCGTGGAAGACGGCCGGATCGTCCTCACCGACCCGGTCTCGAAGTATCTTCCGGAGTTCTCGAAGCGCCAGGTCAGCGTACCCAAGGCGGACTCCACCTTCGGCCGGGTGACGTACACCCTCGTGCCGGCCGAGCGAGAGCCGACCGTCCAGGACCTGCTTCGCCACACGTCCGGCCTGGTCTACGGCGAGATCACGGTGAACGCCCCGGTGAAGGAGGCCTATGCGAAGGCAGGCGTGTTCCAGCCGCAGGGGCTGCCGTTCGACGCCAGAGGCGTGACGCCCGCCGAGCAGGTCGAGCGTCTGGCCAAGGCGCCCCTCGCGCACCAGCCGGGAACCGTCTGGGAGTACAGCTTCGCCACCGATGTCGTCGGTCGCGTCGTCGAGGTGGCCTCGGGGATGACGCTCGGGCAGTTCCTCGAGAAGCGCCTCTTCGCGCCGCTCAAGATGGTCGACTCCGGGTTTTCGGTCCCGAGGGACAAGATGGCGCGGCTGGCGCAGACCGCGCCCGACCATCCGATCAAGGTCATCGACGTGTCGGCCGCACCGAAGAACGACTCCGGCGGGGCGGGCGCGGTGTCGACGGCGATGGATTACGCGCGCTTCTGCCAGATGCTGCTGAACGGCGGGCGGCTCGACGGCGCTCGCGTCCTCAGCCGGGCCACCGTGAGCCTGATGACGTCGGATCACCTTGCCGGGATCAGCACGCCGGTCACCCCCGGCCAGCTGCTGCTCGGGACGCCGGGCTACACCTTCGGCCTCGGCTTCGCGGTGCGGCAGGGCGCGGGCGTGGCGGGCGTGCCCGGCTCGGCCGGGGAGTACATGTGGGCGGGCTTCGCCGGCACATATTTCTGGGTCGATCCCAAGGAGGAGCTCGTCGGCGTCTTCATG
- a CDS encoding HAD hydrolase-like protein — protein sequence MAADRGRLISRRDLVKVTGVGALAAALGANVVIPGRARGAPVKARALFFDVGGTILDWSVMPEKITKFFADRGVKVDGKAFWPAWRTKLFFYMMYNTMIGSGFIPLEELARRATIALTKAQKTDLKPADAGGVLPLLGELDVYPDVMPGLQKMRELGYQLVPHTQLSSEVLKKALLDRFRWDWYFTSETFAVYKPHRSIYLKAIEAMGLDRAEVIYVTSNQFDVFGAKGAGFRTAWVGRWNEPLEPYGYAPDWHVKDFVELAKVLETEKP from the coding sequence ATGGCAGCGGACAGGGGACGACTGATCTCGCGACGAGACTTGGTCAAGGTGACCGGCGTGGGGGCGTTGGCGGCGGCCCTCGGGGCTAACGTCGTGATCCCAGGACGGGCCCGCGGCGCGCCCGTCAAGGCTCGGGCCCTATTCTTCGATGTGGGCGGGACAATCCTGGACTGGTCCGTCATGCCAGAGAAGATCACGAAATTCTTCGCAGACAGGGGAGTGAAGGTCGATGGAAAGGCGTTCTGGCCCGCCTGGCGGACCAAGCTGTTTTTCTACATGATGTATAACACCATGATCGGGAGTGGCTTCATCCCGCTCGAGGAACTGGCGAGAAGAGCCACCATCGCCCTCACCAAAGCTCAAAAGACAGACCTCAAGCCGGCGGACGCGGGTGGAGTGCTCCCGTTACTGGGTGAGCTTGATGTCTACCCGGATGTGATGCCGGGTCTCCAGAAAATGCGGGAGCTGGGGTACCAGCTGGTTCCCCACACGCAACTCAGTAGCGAGGTGCTCAAGAAGGCGTTGTTGGATCGGTTCAGATGGGACTGGTACTTCACGTCTGAGACGTTCGCTGTATACAAGCCTCACCGAAGCATATACCTCAAGGCCATCGAGGCGATGGGCCTCGACCGCGCCGAAGTCATCTACGTCACTTCAAACCAGTTCGATGTCTTCGGCGCCAAGGGAGCGGGGTTCCGAACCGCGTGGGTCGGCAGATGGAATGAGCCGCTAGAACCCTACGGGTACGCTCCTGACTGGCACGTGAAGGACTTCGTTGAGCTTGCGAAAGTCCTTGAGACCGAGAAACCGTAG
- a CDS encoding NYN domain-containing protein: MDGANIYRAFKAAFGSARYSPLKLAMELSAGRQLVRANFYIAAVPQQMGAQLYANQQRFLNNLKQQQGLTLWTGRMAVTNGRWYEKGVDVKIATDMVAMAYAGDYDVAILVSGDGDLVCCP; this comes from the coding sequence ATGGATGGTGCGAATATCTACAGAGCATTCAAGGCTGCCTTTGGCTCGGCCAGGTACTCTCCGCTAAAGCTGGCCATGGAACTGTCGGCAGGGCGGCAGCTCGTCCGGGCGAACTTCTACATCGCCGCTGTCCCGCAGCAGATGGGGGCGCAGCTCTATGCCAACCAACAGCGATTCCTGAATAATTTGAAGCAGCAGCAAGGTCTCACCCTCTGGACTGGCCGTATGGCTGTGACCAACGGTCGCTGGTACGAGAAGGGCGTGGACGTGAAGATTGCCACGGACATGGTGGCCATGGCTTACGCGGGCGACTACGATGTGGCGATTCTGGTAAGCGGTGACGGGGACCTAGTGTGCTGTCCCTAA
- a CDS encoding DUF3883 domain-containing protein, translating to MRVETVAPNGPAAWTLGLVGTQTERFRRVSLTKDQLATLTILSPTCSYTGDGGLVRLGLQAYALGIAWEYDPYFGLSISRVDPLPHQLEAVYDYLTKVARVRFLLADDAGAGKTIMAGLLIRELKLRGLADRILIVIPANLAFQWQRELREKFDEKFLVLRGPDLRVQFGVNPWLEHAQILTSLDLAKRDEILPSLRQSHWDLVVVDEAHRMSAAAEDKKSLRYKLGELLREITDHYLLLTATPHRGDPENFSLFLRLLDQDAFADVKSIREAMDRRRAPFYLRRTKEAMVYFPERQEDGTWAARKIFTKRIPHSVEFAIDGDEFKLYRDVTHFVKAQSARAAAQEEDVRAKAIGFLMALYQRRLASSTHALRRSLENRTRRLGENLKKAAELARLAPPELPTAEELEEMEDQEREHFESLLEAISLSQHPKQVEEEITELNRLAAQAQAVEDSVSEEKLARLKRLLQEERFFDRPDQRLLIFTEFKDTLDYLVQRLRGWGFRVGFIHGSMKPGTREEPGTRLYAEQQFKDGEIQILVATEAAGEGINLQVCHILFNYDIPWNPNRLEQRMGRIHRYGQTKDCLIFNFVAVNTIEGRVLQKLLVKLQEIRDALDDDAVFNVVGEILPAAHMERVLRDYYAGRLGDQDLEDRLLRNVNEESFRAICQNALEGLASKTLNLDMLIERRAKAQERRMVPETIARFLRESAPQVPMTLREVKALPHTFEPAAVPATLKRYEREPDWRLPPLVTRYPRLSTDREIAETHHLEWVTPGHPLFEALRRHALAQARPHFAQGASFYALDVTEPARLDVYRARVVDGLGQVIHERVFVVRLVQGQEPALYEVGVFGNLQPTPAPATLPPVASEPEALTWLHQGALHPFLEEVHAERVAEIDRIAAHVELSLTELIEREDRLIGRLMEDKERGAEGAAGNLAQAEERQSVLLNRRERRREELGRQRALSLQAVERIASALILPHPEATKPEIQRLRQNPETEAAAMSVAIEYERVQGRAVADVHEQNLGYDLTSLDTRTGELRLIEVKGIGEATGSVLLTPNERRVAEDRRDCYWLYVVTHCNTAPILQEPIKDPARFPWREVKKVDHYWLEVDALTQPMQVREPPARYEA from the coding sequence ATGCGGGTGGAGACCGTGGCACCAAATGGCCCGGCCGCTTGGACCCTGGGCCTTGTCGGGACCCAGACCGAACGCTTCCGCCGGGTCTCGCTGACGAAGGACCAACTCGCCACCCTAACGATCCTCTCGCCCACGTGCTCCTACACGGGCGACGGCGGACTGGTCCGGCTGGGACTCCAGGCATATGCGCTCGGTATCGCCTGGGAGTACGACCCCTATTTCGGGCTCTCGATTTCCAGGGTGGACCCGCTCCCCCACCAGCTAGAAGCGGTCTATGACTACCTCACGAAGGTCGCCCGGGTGCGGTTTCTTCTGGCTGACGACGCCGGTGCCGGGAAGACGATTATGGCAGGGCTCCTGATCCGGGAGCTGAAGCTCCGCGGTCTCGCCGATCGCATTTTGATCGTGATTCCGGCCAACCTCGCCTTCCAGTGGCAGCGAGAACTTCGGGAGAAGTTTGACGAGAAGTTCCTGGTCCTCCGAGGCCCGGACCTTCGCGTCCAGTTTGGCGTCAACCCATGGCTAGAACACGCCCAGATCCTGACCTCACTCGACCTCGCCAAGCGGGACGAGATCCTTCCGAGCCTCCGCCAGAGCCACTGGGATCTCGTCGTCGTGGACGAGGCCCACCGGATGTCCGCGGCCGCCGAGGACAAAAAGAGCCTTCGCTACAAGCTGGGGGAACTGCTCCGGGAAATTACCGACCACTACCTTCTCCTGACGGCGACCCCACATAGGGGCGACCCTGAGAACTTCTCCCTTTTTCTCCGCCTTCTCGACCAGGACGCCTTCGCCGACGTGAAGTCGATCCGGGAGGCCATGGACCGTCGCCGGGCACCCTTCTACCTGCGTCGCACCAAGGAGGCGATGGTCTACTTCCCCGAGCGCCAGGAGGACGGCACATGGGCCGCTCGGAAGATTTTCACGAAACGCATCCCGCATTCGGTAGAGTTTGCCATCGATGGCGATGAGTTCAAGCTCTATCGGGACGTGACCCATTTCGTGAAGGCGCAAAGCGCACGGGCTGCCGCCCAGGAGGAGGACGTTCGCGCCAAGGCAATCGGCTTTCTCATGGCCCTTTACCAGCGGCGTTTGGCGTCTAGCACTCACGCCCTGCGTCGGTCCCTGGAAAACCGTACGCGACGCCTTGGCGAAAACCTGAAGAAGGCCGCCGAACTCGCCCGCCTCGCGCCGCCTGAGCTACCGACTGCGGAAGAGCTGGAGGAGATGGAGGATCAGGAGCGTGAGCACTTTGAATCCCTCCTGGAAGCCATCAGCCTCTCCCAGCATCCGAAGCAGGTCGAGGAAGAGATCACCGAGCTAAATCGCCTCGCGGCTCAGGCCCAGGCTGTTGAGGACTCGGTCTCGGAGGAAAAGCTTGCTCGCCTTAAACGCCTTCTCCAGGAGGAAAGGTTCTTTGATCGCCCCGATCAGCGTCTGCTCATCTTCACCGAGTTCAAAGACACCCTGGACTACCTAGTCCAGCGGCTCAGGGGATGGGGGTTTCGGGTCGGCTTTATTCACGGCAGCATGAAGCCCGGCACCCGCGAGGAGCCCGGTACCCGCCTGTACGCCGAACAGCAGTTCAAGGACGGCGAGATCCAGATCCTTGTCGCCACCGAGGCGGCTGGGGAGGGGATCAACCTCCAGGTCTGCCATATCCTGTTCAACTACGACATCCCTTGGAACCCCAATCGCTTAGAGCAGAGAATGGGGCGCATCCACCGCTACGGTCAGACCAAGGACTGCCTGATCTTTAACTTCGTTGCCGTCAATACCATCGAAGGGCGTGTGCTTCAGAAGCTTCTCGTAAAGCTCCAGGAAATCCGTGATGCCCTCGACGACGACGCGGTCTTCAACGTGGTGGGCGAAATCCTCCCGGCCGCCCACATGGAGCGGGTCCTTCGGGACTACTATGCCGGCCGCCTCGGCGACCAGGACTTGGAGGACCGCCTGCTCCGAAACGTCAACGAGGAAAGCTTCCGGGCTATCTGCCAGAACGCCTTGGAAGGGCTCGCCTCCAAGACTCTCAACCTCGACATGCTCATCGAGCGGCGCGCCAAAGCTCAAGAGCGCCGGATGGTCCCCGAGACTATTGCTCGCTTCCTCCGCGAGAGCGCCCCCCAGGTCCCAATGACCCTCCGGGAGGTAAAGGCCCTGCCGCATACCTTCGAGCCAGCGGCAGTCCCGGCCACTCTCAAGCGGTACGAGCGAGAGCCCGACTGGCGGCTCCCCCCTCTCGTGACGCGTTATCCGCGCCTTTCTACTGACCGGGAGATCGCAGAGACGCATCACCTGGAGTGGGTTACCCCGGGGCACCCACTCTTCGAAGCCCTTCGTCGCCATGCCCTCGCTCAGGCCCGGCCCCACTTTGCTCAGGGAGCCTCCTTCTACGCCCTAGATGTTACGGAGCCCGCCCGCCTCGACGTTTACCGAGCCCGAGTGGTGGACGGCCTTGGCCAGGTCATCCATGAGCGCGTCTTTGTCGTACGTCTCGTCCAGGGGCAGGAGCCCGCGCTGTACGAGGTAGGCGTCTTCGGGAACCTCCAGCCGACTCCCGCGCCAGCTACCCTCCCCCCTGTGGCCTCGGAGCCCGAGGCGCTCACGTGGCTCCACCAGGGGGCTCTTCATCCGTTCCTGGAGGAGGTCCATGCTGAGCGTGTGGCCGAGATCGATCGAATAGCAGCTCATGTCGAACTGTCCCTCACTGAGCTGATCGAGAGGGAGGACCGGCTGATCGGCCGGCTCATGGAGGACAAGGAACGCGGTGCCGAGGGCGCCGCGGGGAACCTGGCCCAGGCCGAGGAACGACAGTCCGTCCTCCTTAACCGAAGGGAGCGCCGCCGAGAGGAGCTAGGGCGACAACGTGCCCTGTCCCTCCAGGCCGTTGAGCGGATCGCGAGCGCCCTAATCCTCCCGCATCCCGAGGCCACTAAGCCCGAGATCCAGCGCCTCCGCCAAAACCCTGAGACTGAGGCCGCCGCCATGAGCGTAGCCATCGAGTACGAACGGGTTCAGGGGCGTGCCGTCGCCGATGTCCACGAGCAGAACTTGGGCTACGACCTGACCAGCCTCGATACCCGGACCGGCGAACTCCGCCTCATTGAGGTCAAGGGGATCGGCGAGGCGACTGGCTCTGTCCTCCTGACCCCGAACGAGCGTCGTGTAGCCGAGGACCGGCGCGACTGCTATTGGCTTTACGTTGTGACCCACTGCAATACAGCACCTATCCTCCAGGAACCCATCAAAGACCCAGCTCGCTTCCCGTGGCGCGAGGTCAAGAAGGTGGACCATTATTGGCTTGAAGTCGATGCTCTCACCCAACCGATGCAGGTCCGTGAACCCCCGGCTCGGTATGAGGCTTGA